A single genomic interval of Helianthus annuus cultivar XRQ/B chromosome 13, HanXRQr2.0-SUNRISE, whole genome shotgun sequence harbors:
- the LOC110901325 gene encoding uncharacterized protein LOC110901325 translates to MEGVFERTHCDETDFVAYGTGQLRGQAKDWWDNLKKEQGIEATRTMMWEEFKTLFLRHHSPKAVINRIKEEFIQLRHSGESIEKITGVFLDKLKFCDELVQNEEQKIYYYYNMLSAEYREFMTPSKYGHLTEIVNVAREREIELKKQIERGERRVFDVNLSPAKKPKPNEAPKKGVSKGGVPQCKICGKTHKGECYFKNKPCPTCGKVGHVVANCPGKVSVCYKCYKPGHKKSDYPELVGTKDTADTKSEAQKVRARSFHMTATEAKAEPDVVSGIFLVNSIPARILFDTGVNRSFVSH, encoded by the coding sequence ATGGAAGGGGTGTTCGAAAGAACCCATTGTGATGAGACTGATTTCGTGGCATACGGAACCGGTCAGTTAAGAGGCCAAGctaaggattggtgggataatcTTAAGAAGGAACAGGGAATTGAGGCCACAAGAACTATGATGTGGGAAGAATTCAAAACACTGTTCCTTAGACACCATAGCCCGAAAGCTGTGATTAACAGGATTAAAGAAGAGTTTATTCAGCTGAGGCATAGTGGTGAGTCGATAGAAAAGATCACGGGAGTGTTTCTTGACAAGCTCAAGTTTTGTGACGAGCTGGTTCAAAatgaagaacaaaagatatactaTTACTACAACATGCTGAGTGCGGAATatcgggagtttatgactccttcgAAATATGGGCATCTTACAGAGATAGTAAATGTTGCACGCGAAAGGGAAATCGAGCTGAAGAAACAAATCGAAAGGGGTGAAAGAAGGGTGTTTGATGTGAACCTAAGCCCTGCAAAGAAACCAAAGCCGAATGAAGCTCCTAAGAAAGGAGTTTCAAAAGGGGGAGTACCTCAATGCAAAATATGTGGAAAGACTCACAAGGGCGAGTGTTATTTTAAAAACAAACCATGTCCTACTTGCGGAAAAGTGGGACATGTGGTTGCAAATTGTCCAGGGAAGGTGTCAGTGTGTTATAAATGTTACAAACCGGGACATAAAAAGTCTGACTATCCGGAGTTGGTTGGAACCAAAGACACAGCTGACACAAAGTCTGAGGCCCAGAAAGTGAGGGCAAGGTCCTTCCACATGACAGCTACAGAGGCTAAAGCTGAACCTGATGTTGTTTCAGGTATATTTCTTGTAAATTCAATTCCAGCACGAattttatttgatacgggtgTGAATAGATCTTTTGTTTCACATTGA